A portion of the Sporomusaceae bacterium FL31 genome contains these proteins:
- a CDS encoding diacylglycerol kinase: MAKCKLIFAFRNAYDGLKYCFNFERNFKIHTVAAILAAGLAWRFNFNKMETIILIFTIAIVFMAELFNTAIEIVVNMIHPEIHPLAKIAKDIAAGAVLVAALAAFLVGCILFYTRLL, translated from the coding sequence ATGGCAAAATGTAAGCTGATTTTTGCTTTCCGCAATGCTTATGATGGCTTGAAGTATTGTTTTAACTTTGAACGGAATTTCAAAATCCACACAGTAGCTGCAATACTTGCTGCAGGGCTTGCTTGGCGTTTTAATTTTAATAAAATGGAGACCATAATACTTATCTTTACTATTGCAATCGTTTTTATGGCCGAATTGTTTAATACTGCTATTGAGATTGTCGTCAATATGATTCATCCAGAGATCCATCCTTTGGCGAAAATAGCAAAAGATATAGCCGCTGGGGCTGTATTGGTTGCTGCTCTGGCAGCTTTTCTGGTCGGTTGCATTTTGTTCTATACACGATTGCTATGA
- the cdd gene encoding cytidine deaminase, with protein MEELIRAARAARENAYVPYSKFKVGAAVLGKSGKVYAGCNVENASYGLTNCAERTAIFTAVSAGETDLTALAVVADTVGPTAPCGSCRQVMAEFGISKIILCNIKGESRAVTLDDLLPLSFTKNDLTGAGNL; from the coding sequence ATGGAGGAACTCATTAGAGCTGCACGTGCGGCAAGGGAAAATGCTTATGTCCCTTATTCTAAGTTTAAAGTTGGTGCTGCTGTACTCGGTAAAAGTGGAAAAGTATATGCTGGCTGCAATGTTGAGAATGCATCTTATGGTCTAACCAATTGTGCTGAGCGTACGGCCATATTTACTGCAGTGTCAGCAGGTGAGACTGACTTGACTGCTTTAGCAGTCGTAGCGGATACTGTAGGGCCAACTGCACCCTGTGGATCATGTAGGCAGGTAATGGCTGAATTTGGGATAAGTAAAATAATTCTATGCAATATTAAAGGGGAGTCGCGCGCTGTTACTCTGGATGACTTACTGCCGCTTTCCTTTACTAAAAATGATTTGACTGGAGCTGGTAACCTTTGA